The Sphingobium aromaticiconvertens genome has a segment encoding these proteins:
- a CDS encoding molybdopterin dinucleotide binding domain-containing protein: MPGPGQVKALIVAGGNPMMAWPDQNKAFDALNALDLLVTIDTEMTATAELSHYVVAPKLTLETPMTTYMPEGVKYYGTTRGFPEPYGAYTPAIVDPPEGSDVIEDWEFFWGVAKRMGTQIPVSLRYGNGPQAEHAPMTFTLDPSGPKPSTDRLIELSCEGSRIPLERVKQYPDGYIFESDQRVLPREPGNDDRLELAAPPMIEELAIVFSEDNRAIEVEYPFRLLPRRMNNMLNSFGRQIAKLAGDGVNPAYMNPADILRIGLVDGDCVRLRSPHGEIEAIVKGEGALRPGTISMSHGFGTNPGSDRPRQTGGNTGRLSASDDGYDPVTGIPRMGSIPVKILVDEPVNTSVPPLHQARPTWSDRD, encoded by the coding sequence ATGCCCGGACCCGGGCAGGTGAAGGCATTGATCGTGGCCGGCGGCAATCCGATGATGGCCTGGCCCGACCAGAACAAGGCGTTCGATGCGCTTAACGCGCTCGATCTTCTCGTTACCATCGATACCGAGATGACCGCGACCGCCGAGCTTTCCCATTATGTCGTCGCGCCCAAGCTCACGCTTGAAACGCCGATGACCACCTACATGCCCGAGGGCGTCAAATATTATGGCACGACGCGGGGCTTCCCTGAGCCTTATGGTGCTTACACACCCGCCATCGTCGATCCGCCCGAGGGCAGTGACGTGATTGAGGATTGGGAATTCTTCTGGGGCGTCGCCAAGCGCATGGGCACTCAGATTCCGGTGTCGCTCCGTTACGGCAATGGTCCGCAGGCGGAGCATGCGCCGATGACCTTCACGCTCGATCCCTCCGGTCCCAAACCGAGTACCGATCGGTTGATCGAACTCTCCTGCGAAGGTTCGCGCATTCCGCTGGAGCGTGTGAAGCAATATCCTGACGGCTACATCTTTGAGAGCGACCAGCGCGTCCTTCCGCGCGAGCCTGGCAACGATGACCGGCTGGAACTGGCCGCGCCGCCGATGATCGAGGAACTCGCTATCGTGTTTAGCGAGGATAATCGCGCGATCGAGGTGGAATATCCCTTCCGCCTGTTACCCCGGCGTATGAACAATATGCTCAACAGCTTTGGTCGCCAGATCGCGAAGCTGGCCGGCGACGGCGTCAATCCCGCCTATATGAACCCCGCGGATATCCTCCGCATAGGTCTCGTCGACGGGGATTGCGTGCGTCTGCGCTCGCCGCATGGAGAAATCGAGGCGATCGTGAAGGGGGAGGGCGCGCTTCGCCCCGGCACCATCTCGATGTCGCATGGATTTGGCACCAATCCCGGTTCGGATCGACCGCGGCAGACGGGCGGTAACACCGGCCGCCTGAGCGCGTCGGATGACGGCTACGATCCGGTGACTGGCATTCCCCGCATGGGCAGTATCCCGGTAAAGATTCTCGTCGATGAGCCAGTCAACACGAGCGTTCCTCCATTGCACCAAGCGCGGCCCACATGGTCGGATCGCGATTGA
- a CDS encoding GGDEF domain-containing protein, giving the protein MVGSFTATHLLLGLDRRDLGLRRVHSVLRILACLLPACIAAALCGALLVKIEFHGSAIQTLMTWPASELVNYLIILPAILTVRPRWHRRTVEGTTARSDRRTIGPALLLAISCVAAVFFDGPGSIIFPLPGLLLCALIYPIQMTALLTMILGTGWLTMLGLGVIDIGQDMAIPQMVVSVRIAVAFLVLAPLTISSAMAVRDDLLDQLREAADHDGLTGLLNRRAFEQRMRDRLSMPPRPGKSFVILWLDIDLFKSINDRHGHLAGDAVLQAFAATARACCREGDLIGRLGGEEFALVAEVSSQKGAEGVADRLREAFAAQTVHWDGVPVRATVSIGACHVERARRDVPNIFRQLDEALYRAKRKGRNRIEWLLESAPERRGEQQLVASA; this is encoded by the coding sequence ATGGTCGGTTCGTTCACTGCGACGCACCTCCTCCTCGGTCTCGACAGGCGTGATCTGGGGCTACGGCGCGTTCATTCCGTACTACGCATCCTCGCCTGCCTCCTTCCGGCCTGCATTGCCGCCGCATTGTGCGGTGCCTTGCTGGTCAAGATCGAATTTCATGGCTCTGCAATCCAGACGCTCATGACCTGGCCCGCCAGCGAACTCGTCAATTACCTGATCATACTGCCAGCCATTCTTACTGTGCGGCCGCGCTGGCATAGGCGCACAGTTGAAGGGACGACAGCCAGAAGCGACCGAAGGACGATCGGCCCCGCGCTTCTCCTTGCGATCTCCTGTGTCGCGGCCGTCTTCTTCGATGGCCCAGGCAGCATCATTTTCCCACTACCGGGCCTGCTGCTTTGTGCACTGATCTACCCCATCCAGATGACGGCCCTGTTGACGATGATCCTGGGCACGGGATGGCTGACGATGCTGGGCCTTGGCGTCATCGACATTGGTCAGGACATGGCGATCCCGCAGATGGTTGTGTCGGTCCGTATTGCCGTCGCGTTTCTGGTTCTGGCACCCCTGACCATCAGCAGCGCGATGGCGGTTCGCGATGATTTGTTGGACCAACTGCGCGAAGCTGCAGACCATGATGGATTGACCGGACTCCTCAACCGCCGCGCCTTCGAGCAGCGTATGCGTGACCGGCTGAGCATGCCGCCGCGCCCCGGCAAAAGCTTCGTCATCCTTTGGCTCGACATCGACCTTTTCAAGTCGATCAATGACCGTCATGGCCATCTTGCGGGGGATGCAGTATTACAGGCTTTCGCGGCGACCGCTCGCGCCTGTTGCCGGGAAGGCGATCTCATCGGGCGACTGGGCGGAGAGGAATTCGCACTTGTAGCCGAAGTCTCCAGTCAGAAAGGCGCAGAAGGGGTTGCCGACCGGCTGCGCGAGGCGTTTGCGGCGCAGACCGTCCATTGGGATGGCGTCCCTGTTCGAGCGACTGTCAGTATCGGCGCCTGTCATGTGGAGCGCGCACGCCGGGATGTTCCGAACATCTTCAGGCAGTTGGACGAAGCCCTGTATCGCGCAAAACGCAAGGGGCGTAACCGGATCGAATGGCTGCTGGAGAGCGCGCCAGAACGCAGGGGTGAACAGCAGCTTGTTGCAAGCGCTTAG